A region of the Mus pahari chromosome 15, PAHARI_EIJ_v1.1, whole genome shotgun sequence genome:
CTACAGAAGCTCACAAAAAGCAAGGAAATCAAATCTATCGTAAATTGGAACTAAGTTCTCAAAGAACTTTGTGTGGTGCTGCAATAGAGACTGGAGAAGTGGAACAAGATTGCGATGGTATATTCCCAGCGAGGAAGTCCGGGATTTCGGCGCCTGCTGATCTCCTTTGTGCTTCTCTCAGCCTGGGAGGCAGGGAGCGGCCAGCTTCATTACTCCATCCCAGAGGAGGCCAAACACGGCACCTTCGTGGGCCGCATCGCGCAggacctggggctggagctgaCGGAGCTGGTGCCCCGCCTGTTCAGGGTGGCGTCCAAGTACCGCGGGGACCTTCTGGAGGTAAATCTGCAGAATGGCATTTTGTTTGTGAATTCTCGGATCGACCGGGAGGAGCTGTGCGGGCGGAGCGTGGAGTGCAGCATCCACTTGGAGGTGATCGTGGACAGGCCGCTGCAGGTTTTCCACGTGGAGGTGGAGGTGAAGGACATTAACGACAACCCGCCTAAATTCTCTCGACCTGaacaaagattatttattttagagtCCAGAATGCCAGACTCGCGGTTTCCGGTAGAGGGCGCATCTGATTTGGATATAGGAGCCAATGCAGCCTTGAGCTATAAGGTAAACCCTAATGAATATTTTGACTTGGATGTTAAAAGAAACGAAGAAGATACCAGCGTTTTAGAGCTAGTTTTGAAGAAGCCCCTAGATAGAGAAGAAACCCAAGAGCATCGTTTATTATTAATTGCAGTTGATGGAGGAAAACCTGAACTGACAGGTACTGTTCAGTTACTGATTGATGTATTGGATGCAAATGATAACGCTCCGAAGTTTGATAAATCTATTTATAATGTTAGATTATTGGAAAATACACCCGAAGAGTCGTTAGTAATTAAACTCAACGCTTCAGACGCGGATGaaggaattaataaagaaatactgTATTATTTCAGTAATCTTGTCCTTGACAATGTGAAATCTAAATTTACAATAGATTCTACTAGCGGAGAAATAAAAGTTAAGGGGGAGCTGGATTATGAAGACTGTAAAGTATATGAAATTAATATTGATGCTGTGGACAGAAGTGCATTCCCACTATCAGGACACTGCAAAGTTATAGTGAAACTCATGGATGTAAATGATAACGTGCCTGAGATGGCCATAACTTCCATTTTTTTGCCTATCAAAGAAGATGCTCCATTGGCGACTGTCATCGCCCTGATTAGCGTGTCAGATCGTGACTCAGGCGCTAATGGGCAGGTGACCTGCTCCTTGACACCCCATGTCCCCTTCAAGCTGGTGTCCACTTTCAAGAATTACTATTCACTTGTGCTGGACAGAGCTCTGGACCGAGAGACCGTTACTAATTACGAGCTGGTTGTGACCGCCCGCGATGGAGGCTCGCCCTCCCTGTGGGCCACGGCCAGCGTGTCCGTGGAGGTGGCTGACGTGAACGACAACGTGCCTGCGTTTGCGCAGCCCGAATACACTGTGTTCGTGAAGGAGAACAACCCACCTGGTGCGCACATCTTCACAGTATCGGCGATGGATGCGGACGCCCAGGAGAACGCACTGGTGTCCTACTCGCTGGTGGAGCGGAGGGTGGGCGAGCGCTTGCTGTCGAGCTATGTGTCTGTGCACGCAGAGAGTGGCAAGGTGTTCGCGCTGCAGCCTCTGGACCATGAGGAGCTGGAGCTGCTTCAGTTCCAGGTGAGCGCGCGGGATGCTGGAGTGCCTGCCCTGAGCAGCAATGTGACTCTGCAAGTGTTTGTGCTGGATGAGAATGACAATGTGCCCACGCTTCTGGGGCCTCAGGGTAGCGGAGGAACTATTGAGTTGTTGTCCAGATCAGTGAGTTCTGGCCATGTGGTTGCGAAGGTGCGTGCAGTGGACGCGGATTCTGGCTACAACGCGTGGTTGTCTTATGAGTTGCAGCCGGCGACAGGTGCTGTGCGCAGCCCGTTCCGCGTGGGGTTATATACTGGTGAGATCAGCACAACTCGTGTTCTGGATGAAACGGACACGCCGCGTCAACGCTTGTTGGTGCTGGTGAAGGATCATGGCGAGCCACCGCTGACAGCCACGGCCACCTTCCTTGTGTCTCTTGTGGAGAACAGCCAGACCCCGAAGGTCTCATCCAGGGTGTTGGTTGGAACCTCTGGTTCAGACTCCACTCTGATAGATGTCAACGTGTACCTGATCATCGCCATCTGTGCGGTGTCCAGCCTGTTGGTGCTCACGCTGCTGCTGTACACAG
Encoded here:
- the LOC110333404 gene encoding LOW QUALITY PROTEIN: protocadherin alpha-5-like (The sequence of the model RefSeq protein was modified relative to this genomic sequence to represent the inferred CDS: deleted 1 base in 1 codon; substituted 1 base at 1 genomic stop codon); protein product: MVYSQRGSPGFRRLLISFVLLSAWEAGSGQLHYSIPEEAKHGTFVGRIAQDLGLELTELVPRLFRVASKYRGDLLEVNLQNGILFVNSRIDREELCGRSVECSIHLEVIVDRPLQVFHVEVEVKDINDNPPKFSRPEQRLFILESRMPDSRFPVEGASDLDIGANAALSYKVNPNEYFDLDVKRNEEDTSVLELVLKKPLDREETQEHRLLLIAVDGGKPELTGTVQLLIDVLDANDNAPKFDKSIYNVRLLENTPEESLVIKLNASDADEGINKEILYYFSNLVLDNVKSKFTIDSTSGEIKVKGELDYEDCKVYEINIDAVDRSAFPLSGHCKVIVKLMDVNDNVPEMAITSIFLPIKEDAPLATVIALISVSDRDSGANGQVTCSLTPHVPFKLVSTFKNYYSLVLDRALDRETVTNYELVVTARDGGSPSLWATASVSVEVADVNDNVPAFAQPEYTVFVKENNPPGAHIFTVSAMDADAQENALVSYSLVERRVGERLLSSYVSVHAESGKVFALQPLDHEELELLQFQVSARDAGVPALSSNVTLQVFVLDENDNVPTLLGPQGSGGTIELLSRSVSSGHVVAKVRAVDADSGYNAWLSYELQPATGAVRSPFRVGLYTGEISTTRVLDETDTPRQRLLVLVKDHGEPPLTATATFLVSLVENSQTPKVSSRVLVGTSGSDSTLIDVNVYLIIAICAVSSLLVLTLLLYTAIRCSATPTDGACAPGKPMLVCSSAAGTWSYSQQRRQRVCSGEGPPKTDLMAFSPSLPQGPSSTENVSFXIVLTDFFPLNSLSLNM